CAATTACAAGTCAGGATGGAAACCAGGATGTGatacttatttttaatgtaaaATACCTCCATACTTCGAGTTCTCTGAATGTCACTGTATAACGGTAGCACCCCCAGACAAGTCATTCACATgacaataataaaatattttaaccaTGACATATCTAAATGTATGTGTTATgcaaaaatataatattttcttTCTTATGCCAAAAAATGTTCATAGGCAAGATCAAAAATCATTCAATCAAACTCAAGAATGTATTTGAGAGTTGTCAAAAATTTTAAGGTAGAACTAACTAGGGATTTAGTATAAAAACTTGGTTGTACCTCAATTCAATGATTACGTTTATTAACAAATACACATGTTTAATGAATAGCTTATGGGGGGCTGCCTGATGATAAATGATGTGGTGTGAAATGTGAAatcaaaaacagtttttttgtTAAGCAAAAAATAATTACCGTTTCATGCACATAAATCCTTTATATTTGTGTTATTATGCAAGCAACCTAAACATTTGAAGACATATTACAATGTATCAAAATAGGCAACAGCAAAGATTTTTAAGTAATGAAGTAAAACTAGCATGTTTATATGTAAAATGTCTGAACATGACCAACAACACCACATGTTACAGAAGACAGGTGATTCTCAATGACCTTCAGTTGCAGTACTTTGATATAACCAATAATTCTCTATATATAGACTCATATATTATGTGTGGATCATTCTAGGAAAATAAGGGCTGGAAGCAGTTCTGGCAGGCCGGGATCCATGCTAATGCTGAAAGGaaacaaaaaatgaaatttAAAGATACAATTTTTTCTTCAAGATTTTAAGATTAAGTCAATATGAATGGTAAATATGATGATATGTTGGGATGAATCGTGAATCTAAAATAAACTACCAaaatcccaacattgacatgcaaCATCTGCAGATATATAAGAACATGAGTGCAATTAAGGttgtttttacacttcactTTCGCAATGGTTGATTACATGGTTAACCTGGGTCTGAGTAGAGCTCCGTGCCATCTTAAACAACGATGAGCTTCTATTCTCCAAGTCATCGCCTGCATTCACTCACCACTTCTTTCACACATAAACGATGACATCCTTTGTACATTGATTGTATTCAATGTACAAAGGAGTGTTTGGTGGCCTTCCTGTGCAGCCCATATAGTGGGGTTTTGACGTGACGCTGATTACGACCCGACAAAGTGTCTTCAGGGGAGCCTCGTGCGGTCACCTGTTATGTGTTGATTACAGAAGCCTCAGCAAAGCACGTTACAACATCTGACTAATATTACCACTAACAGTACCACTACTACAACCACTGCTAGTACCactacgactactactactactgctaccaccactactactactactattagtaCTATTAAGACGACTACtaatacttctactactactaccactactaattCTACCACTAGGACTAGAATACTACTagaatactactactactatgatAGAGACACTTTTTCTTCAACCTATAGTGTTGTCAGACCCCCTTTAAATGAAACTAGAATGATTCAATCAACACACCTGTCGTCCGTGTCCGTTCCCCGGAGCTGATGGGGGGCAGTTCTCTGAGGGAACAAAAAAACTGTTCCTTGGACAAAAGCTATATGATGgatatgtggctgtgtgtgtgtgtgtgtgtgtgtgtgtgtgtgtgtgtgtgtgtgtgtgtgtgtgtgtgtgtgtgtgtgtgtgtgtgtgtgtgtgtgtgtgtgtgtgtgtgtgtgtgtgtgtgtgtatatatgtttgtgtgtgtgtgtgtgcatgtgtgtggctgtgtgtgtgtatgtgtgtgtgtgtgtgtgtgtgtgtgtgtgtgcatgcatgcgtgtgtgtgcgtgtatgtgtgtatgtgtctgtgtctgtgtctgtgcctgtgtgtgtgcgtgtttgtgggtgtgtgcgtgtatctgtgtgtgtgcatgcatgcttttgtgtgcgtgtatgtgtgcatgtgtctgtgcctgggtctgtgcctgtgtgtgtgtgtgtgtgtgtgtgtgtgtgtgtgtgtgtgtgtgtgtgtgtgtgtgtgtgtgtgtgtgtgtgtgtgtgtgtgtgtgtgtgtgtgtgtgtgtgtgtgtgtgtgctcacctgaCACATGGGGTGTGATGATAGAATCTCTTGGGAAGCCTCGAGCTGTGGAGAAGGTCCTGAACTTCTGGATGATTTCATGTCTGAGCTTCTGAGTACGACCTGggaagagaaacagaaacactCCTTAAAGCAGGGGTTTTCATAGTTTTGACAGccgagggccaatttaggaacccaaattttgactgagggccaccaaagaatatatatatttttttttattaaacttgcatctgtatgtcattgcggaccaccaggaatgtttctgcgggccgccattggcccgcgggccgcatttTAAGAACCAATGCCTTAAAGCCTTTGAGGAACCAGCCAAAGTAAGCCGGACCTTGAGAGCTTCTGACTAAAGAAGTCCCTCCCCTCCATTCAGGCCTCCCTCTaaagcccctcccccagagcCCATGACAAGCTGGCCAGCCTCAGCAGGAGGTCTGCCTGGCCTCATGGGTGAGGACACAGCCCTGGTGGGCGCAGCtaggcggacagacagacatccaTCTGGACGGGTCTATTAAAGGCATGCTCAGCCCTAGATAACGGATGTGTCTCTTTATTTTAGGCAGAGCATTGGACTAATTGATTGCTGCCTTGAAGTTAAGAGACTGTAATTAAAGAGAAattaaattgcctaccctataACTTTAGCATTATCTATAAATGTGTTATATTTAGCAAATAttacaaaacacatttttaatttaCTGTGGTGTTATTTGATTTGCAGAGTAGCAAGTAGGGTTATTCTATATTATGAGCTATATAACGATTAAAAAACAtttgagggagagtgtgtgtacgtgtgtgtgtgtgtgtgcacgcacacgtgtttgtatttgtgtatgtgtgtgtgtgtgtgtgtgtgtgtgtgtgtgtgtgtgtgtgtgtgtgtgtgtgtgtgtgtgtgtgtgtgtgtgtgtgtgtgtgtgtatgtgtgtgtgtttgttcattggTGTCAGGTGTATTTTTTCCCAGAGGAAACAACACGATACCAAATGATTCTCAAATGGACTACAGTGTCGGTCCAAACACAGACAGATAAACTGCCATAATTACACAGGCCACGTAACACTTATCAGACACATATCCAGCAATATGCaagcttattattattacaatgacAAAACCAGATCAGCAGGAGCAGTGAGCTTATGTTAAAGGCTATGGCCGCTCATCAAACAACTACATCAAACAACCAAAGGGCAATAGCCATATAAAGTACAGAACAAAGTAAATGGTGCTTCCTGCTTACTTGGATTGGTTAAattccatgtgtgtctgtgtgtggttgcatgtgtttgtgtgtgtttgtgtctcaccATAGAGAGCAACCTGTGTGTACTCTCGGTCAAACCTCTTGTTCTTCAGCACCAACGCGTATTCGGTGTAGTTGGTCTCCACAACGGTGATGTCCTTCGTCCTGTTGTGTCCTAAGAGGCAGATTCAGGGTGTTAGGACAAGTTAGGAGTCATGTAGAGGCAAAATGTTAGGAGTCACATAGAGGCAACATGTTAGGAGTCTCATAGAGGAAGCATGTTAGGACTCATAAAGAGGAGCATCTAGAGTATAGAGGTAAGATCTAGAGTTAGGAGAGATATAGAAGAGCATCAAGAGTAAGGAGTCGTAAAGAGGAGCATCTAGAATTAAAACGATATTTCTAGTGTAGTCGTCTAattccaaacacacactactTCATTTGCTGACTGTTTTCTATCATTACATTATGACGGCACAGGAGGATGACGATGGTAGGATTATTTTTCTAGTTATTAGTGAACATTACAGTAGTAATGAGGGCCTATGTGTGGCCAGCCGTACGCGTGCtgaagtagttgtagtggcCCGGGGTGTTGGTCCTCTCATACTGGTAGAGGGCGCTGACGCATCCGGACGGCCTACAGAACACAGCGCGCAGCGTCATCCATGCTGTAGACCTCCATTACTATGGTGGATTATTATGGTCTTGTCTCCATCCCATTTAGTTATTACAGACATAACAAGACACATttcactctcacaaacacacacacacacacacatacacaaacactcacagtcacacagtcacacacacacacacacacacacacacacacacacacacacacacacacacacacacacacacacacacacacacacacacaaacacacacacacacacaagtgtgtgtgtttgtgcgtgtgtccccACTTTCTCCcccataaatatatacatgtacaaCTGTGTTGTGCAGCGTTGTGCAGCCCGGTGCAACCCCAGGCAGCGGCCCCGGGCGCTGACCTCATGGCCCACATGGTGAGGTTGACGCTGCCGTTGGGCTGAGGAGCGATCACCCCCGCCGTGACCCGCAGCTTCTCCTTGTGGGGCAGGAAGCTCGGGGAGTCGTAGGCCAGGCCCACGCGGTACCACCGGCCTGcaaactacacaaacacacacacacacacacacatacgcacgcatacacacatacacacacacacacacacacacacacacacacataagcacccatgcacacagacgcacacacacacaaacacacataagcacgcatgcacacacacgcacacacacacacacactcccatacacccacacacacacatacacacacagacacagacacacacacacacacacacacacacacacacacacacacacacacacacacacacacacacacacacacacacacacacacacacacacacacacacacacacacacacacactattggtGCTTCCTATACATAAAACACAAGGACAGTGAACAGAATACGAGTAGTTAACTGTGGTTAACTTTAATGTAACCATGTAGTAAAACGTTAGGGGCACATTCAGGAAGTCAACTCAGGCTAAATCGATACAGTGTTCTGAATTCTCAGAACAGTGTCAACACGAACACACTCATTACATTGATGTTTGTGTTACCTTGGGTGGGTTCATTAGACTACTCATACAAAAATCTCTGTCTCTGCCACATTGCGTTGtatgttttctctgtgtgtttgtttactgttttggacaatttgtttaaaataaatgtcaacataaaataaaaaaagattacaTCTAAATTCTGCATGAATGTGACACTTGTCTCACTAATAGTAAGTGTTGAAATAACAAAATTTGAATCATAAGGAAACATTGATGTACGTTATATGAGCATTTTCCCCACAAACTGTATATTCTATGTCTGGCAAACTTTCATAAACAAacacgtgtatgtgcatgtatttacctacTGTCTGCctcttacagacacacacacacacacacacacacacacacacacacacacacacacacacacacacacacacacacacacacacacacacacacacacacacacacacacacacacactaacatcaGAGCACAGAGTTCCTACAGAGAGTTGCTCATTGCACAGCAAACAGCGAGCGAAAGAAAAACATGTGACCGAAAAACCCCATGAAGCAGAGCTTTGATCTGTCATTCTTCACAGATCACAGAGATATCGTTTTATAGCACAGTCATCACACTAAAAAACTTAAACTTGGCTATAATTTATCTCTGACAGGTGTCAACTGGCAACCTCTATCctcaatattaatatatatttacacagtgtgtgtgtgtgtgtgtgtgtctgtgtgtttctcaccCTCTGCAGGTTGAAGTCTCTCTGAGGCTGTACGTCTGCGTGGACCCCGCTCAGACAcaccatcaacacaaacacagagatgtTCATGGCTGCTTAGAGACAACCACGATGAAGACGACGATAATGAAGAGCTGAAGCCAAACCAGAAAGGATAACTGTTCCCCCCCCTCCTAGGACAGAATCAACTGTTCAGTGAAAGAGGGTCGGACAGGTACACCCGCTGAGGGCATTGCCAGTGCTCAGCCCCGGGACCCGCCCACCTGCCCTTCGGCCAATCGTCTGCGAGCATCGCGTGGGACACAGTAGTCAACTGTAGGGGACCTGGTGGCTGAGCTGTTTATCCAGACATCCCTGTTCAAGGCCTGTCTCACTGCGCACAGCAATCAGTAGTTAACGTGTTTTTAACGTCTTATTTGATTGAGATCTCGGTTAGGGTCTGTTAGAAGGGTGGGTCGGAGGTGGAGTGCAGCATTTGGTAATGGATCTGATTATTTTGGGATGAGAAGGGGCCTTAGTGTGAGTGGATGAAGTGTACCATACATAGCATACAGGGAAACACTGTTTGGGATTACAGTAAACAACTGAGATTACAGTGAACTACACTTTCAAACGAATAGTCTTTATATCCCTCCGAGTACCCTTGCATACACTCTGAGGCTGTAGATCCCTCTAGTCTGGTTCTAACAGGCTGTAGATCCCTCTGGTTCTAAAGGCTGTAGATCCCTCTAGTCTGGTTCTAACAGGCTGTAGATCCCTCTGGTTCTAAAGGCTGTAGATCCCTGTTCTAAGAGGCTGTAGATCCCTCTAGCATGGTTCTAACAGGCTGTAGATCCCTCTGGTTCTAAAGGCTGTAGATCCCTCTAGTCTGGTTCTAACAGGTTGTAGATCCCTCTGGTTCTAAGAGGCTGTTGATCCCTCTTGTTCTAAGAGGCTGTAGATCCCTCTGGTTCTAAAGGCTGTCGATCCTTCTTGTTCTAACAGGCTGTAGATCCCTCTTGTTCTAACAGGCTGTAGATCCTTCTTGTTCTAACAGGCTGTAGATCCCTCTTGTTCTAACAGGCTGTAGATCCTTCTTGTTCTAACAGGCTGTAGATCCCTCTGGTTGAAACAGGCTGTAGACCCTTCTAGCCTGGTTCTAGGCAGTAGATCCCTTTAGGCTGGTTGTAAGTGCATCCCTCTAACGACATGATCAGCTGAGATGCTAGTACAAAACGGATGACAAAAAGACCCAAGAAAATAACATATTTGAGCCGTTCAGCACAACTGAACTTGAAATGGAAAGAACAGAAACACTCAGGTTTTCGTTTCATAAATCACCATTCCCATGGCCTGAAAACCCCTTACACAGAAACCACACGACAATTTTGATAatttttattaatattcattTGCCATTTGCAACATTGCTTTTATGTCATTTTTCTTCAAAAGCATGATCTATACAGCTTGTCCTTTATGGGTACGAGGAcatcagtgtttgtgtgagtgagtgtgacacacacacacacacacacatccgcacacacatcTCACAAATCTCGCCTCCACGCACACTGCACATGCTAAGAGCTGCCGACTGcacaaaaaaaatcacactcacacgcacacacacgttccctTAGGTTGCCCCATGTTGATGTTCCTGAGTACCGCAAAACATTTTCCGAATAAAAcgaaacataaacataaataataaaagtgCAATGTATGAACGGACACACACCGTGGATCATTGGCCTGAGACCCGgtgagaccagagagagggagagaaggactAGCCGAAGTCACGGAGACCCTCAGGTCTTCCCTCTGATTCGGTTAGGGCATTAGAGTCGGGATGACATGAACAAATGACTCCCTATTCCTTCTCGTTTGGTCGCCAATTGATACGGATACtaaaatgtgttgtgtgtgttaattacCATTCTATTGCTATTTGGtttgtcaaaataaaaaaagtgttgTGTCGTAAGGCAATGGTAGTGACATTCTTGATGAAAGGGAAGTTATTTTCTGACATCTAAAAGAGAAATGCAAGGGTTCAGCGCCCTCCTCTGGTCGAAGCGGGACTCGGAACCTCAACCATTATACAGTTCGTTTAATTAGAACCCACGACCTCCCCACCTCCTTTTGTACTTTGAACAAATGTTCATCAGTGGGGAAATTGGCAAGCAAATGCAACATAGGCGTCTGTCAatttattatatgtatatatatatatatatatatatatatatatatatatatagataaacgGTACATGTGAACCATATTTTAAAGCCAGTAAAATGGCTTTACTTTCATCTGAATTTCCATTTGATTACAATGGCTGCATTTGATTAACCTCAACTCTTGCATGATACCACGACCAAGCTCTGATTTCCACacagaacaaaaaacaaatagagCAGTGACACACACTTAAACCGTAATCaacagtttaaaaaataatttaaaggaATTCTTACAAAACAAAGTGTAAATTGAAACATCGTCAGATTGCTGTTTTTTACCCCCTGGTGGTCAGAATGAACAAGTGCAGGCCACAGATTCCGACGCGTCATTATCTATCAGGCCGTGGTTCCCTTAATATGTAAATCACTTACACATTTAAACATCACCATCGAAATCATCATCAGTCACATTgtctttttaaaaacatttgcgAGGACATTTAACACCATCAACAGTAGAAAAACTGatcgattttttttaaacagagcAACTTTGCCCGGGGGCATATTAAATTAAagttattcaataaataaattttCATTTCTATTTTTCTAGAACGAAACCGGTATTTCGATTGGAAGATGGTTCTGATCAGGGACATTTTTCCAGAGGACATCAGCAAACAATATATCAAAGCTCCACGCCTGGATCACAAACTGTGACACAGCAAGTGTTGAAAAGTCTAATTCAGCCAATATAAAAACTATCCTTAGACCACAACTCAACATACATCTGAAAGAGTTGCATTTCTTGTGATTACCAGCTGCAATGGCAGATGTCATAGTGCTGTGATATGTtcaaacacaatgacacacaaaatgcgcacgcacacacaaccaaaatATACACTGTTAAGGGACTTAACCAACCAGAGTGTTTCCTATCAGGCTGTGTTGTGATGGAAGTCTCAATCACACGCCAAGTGGTCGAAGAGGGTGAAGGTTACAGGAGATGCATGAAGTTATCCTGAACAAACAGAACCCGTGGCCCACTACAGTGGGTGACAGGGAAAATAACCAGTCAGGTTGgtttaaatgaaaataaaataacgtCAGTAAGTGAAGCGGCCAGAGCAGAGGGAGACACGAAAGCACGACGGCAGGAAATACAACAAGAGTGTGTTACCTAGGGAATGGAGTGTACGGGAGTGAGTTGCTTGAGGAACAGAGTGTACAGGAGTGCGTTGGGAACGGAGTGTACAGGAGTGCGTTGCTAAGGGAACAGGGGTAAAGGAGCAGACACAGAAGGTACAATCACCGCCAACTCCCACTCAGGAGGGTCAGGAAGCTGCAAGTATCTCCAAGCAAAACTTAAAAGTGTGATAGAATAAGCAGTCAGTATGATTCCAGTATGACTTTTTTGATTGCTATAATTTAGACTCGTGCAGACTGGTATGGTCCAACATTTGTTGCAATTGGTTTAGTAGTTTAGCATCACCCAAATGCCTCAACCCAGACTTCAGACCAATAAAATAACTGAATCAATGAAATTAAATATACATCTGACAGGGAATAGCTACTAAAAGCTgatcaataaataatatttttactGTGGGCCTCACTGTGGGATGCACATTTCTAACTATGTTGGTTGACATTG
The nucleotide sequence above comes from Gadus chalcogrammus isolate NIFS_2021 chromosome 4, NIFS_Gcha_1.0, whole genome shotgun sequence. Encoded proteins:
- the ptgdsa gene encoding prostaglandin D2 synthase a isoform X2, with protein sequence MNISVFVLMVCLSGVHADVQPQRDFNLQRFAGRWYRVGLAYDSPSFLPHKEKLRVTAGVIAPQPNGSVNLTMWAMRPSGCVSALYQYERTNTPGHYNYFSTRHNRTKDITVVETNYTEYALVLKNKRFDREYTQVALYGRTQKLRHEIIQKFRTFSTARGFPRDSIITPHVSENCPPSAPGNGHGRQH
- the ptgdsa gene encoding prostaglandin D2 synthase a isoform X1; this translates as MNISVFVLMVCLSGVHADVQPQRDFNLQRFAGRWYRVGLAYDSPSFLPHKEKLRVTAGVIAPQPNGSVNLTMWAMRPSGCVSALYQYERTNTPGHYNYFSTRHNRTKDITVVETNYTEYALVLKNKRFDREYTQVALYGRTQKLRHEIIQKFRTFSTARGFPRDSIITPHVSENCPPSAPGNGHGRQVTARGSPEDTLSGRNQRHVKTPLYGLHRKATKHSFVH